From Zerene cesonia ecotype Mississippi chromosome 13, Zerene_cesonia_1.1, whole genome shotgun sequence, the proteins below share one genomic window:
- the LOC119831389 gene encoding ran-binding protein 3, with product MADAKQGKPSEDIYNGAQSRIVLAKPKLGGFGASGFATSSNKGNNPFGSLLRPSQLKPTSNPFSKVTTDDVSPEKKKEKEFEAAGTETRIQETEEDVETPKFVPLGSANVTPRTNTSVPAPVAATTSTSSTGFVFGQNLSERVVMKESVNNGDASPAEHSSSNGTTDLLFTTAAATVLENHQEEPGPSESRTESLAAAAAEYERSHARPPPPTSNCTMTGEEDETNVLQISCRLFAWESGSWRERGRGVLRLNDTACGGARLVARVAGSLRVVLNTKLWPDMVVERAGAKSLRITAADAQLQIKLFLIMGAPGDIAQLHRALLVRIARSKRMSNSKEDKNQRHDEIDVDAGKSVDDDYSQDDGNDDVSDEDAPNNQQKPDSDRLEPEAKEKTEREETTDSVEENESKALKRKEPVEDETSPKRQCQDVSIQ from the exons ATGGCAGATGCTAAGCAAG gAAAACCCTCTGAGGATATTTACAATGGCGCTCAGTCCCGAATTGTCCTGGCAAAACCTAAACTGGGAGGTTTTGGTGCATCCGGATTTGCTACTAGTTCTAACAAGGGAAATAATCCTTTtg GATCACTCTTACGCCCGTCGCAATTAAAACCTACCAGTAACCCATTTAGTAAAGTAACAACAGATGATGTCAGTcctgaaaagaaaaaagagaAAGAGTTTGAAGCTGCTGGCACCGAAACTAGGATACAAGAAACAGAGGAGGATGTCGAGACACCAAAGTTTGTTCCACTTGGATCTGCTAATGTTACACCTAGGACAAATACATCGGTGCCTGCACCGGTGGCGGCTACAACAAGCACATCTTCAACTGGATTTGTCTTTGGACAAAACTTAAGTGAACGGGTGGTGATGAAAGAATCGGTGAATAATGGAGACGCAAGTCCCGCAGAACATAGTTCGTCAAATGGCAcaacagatttattatttacaactgCAGCAGCCACAGTTCTGGAAAATCATCag GAGGAACCTGGACCAAGTGAATCTCGGACAGAGAGTCTCGCAGCGGCAGCAGCTGAGTACGAGCGCTCACACGCCAGACCGCCGCCGCCCACTTCCAACTGCACTATGACAGGAGAGGAAGATGAAACTAATGTGTTAcag ATATCGTGCCGGCTGTTCGCGTGGGAGAGCGGCAGCTGGCGGGAGCGCGGGCGCGGCGTGCTGCGGCTCAACGACACGGCGTGCGGTGGCGCGCGGCTGGTGGCGCGCGTGGCCGGCTCGCTGCGCGTCGTGCTCAACACCAAGCTGTGGCCCGACATGGTGGTGGAGCGCGCCGGCGCCAAGTCGCTGCGCATCACCGCCGCCGACGCGCAGCTGCAGATCAAGCTGTTCCTCATCATG GGAGCGCCAGGTGATATAGCACAATTACATAGAGCCTTGCTAGTTCGCATCGCGCGAAGTAAACGAATGTCCAATAGCAAAGAAGATAAAAACCAAAGGCATGACGAAATTGATGTTGATGCAGGGAAATCTGTTGATGATGATTACAGTCAAGATGACGGAAACGATGACGTCAGTGATGAAGACGCTCCAAATAACCAACAAAAACCAGATAGCGACAGACTTGAACCAGAAGCTAAAGAAAAGACTGAAAGGGAAGAGACTACTGACAGTGTTGAAGAAAACGAATCAAAAGCATTGAAAAGAAAAGAGCCAGTTGAAGATGAAACTTCTCCAAAAAGACAATGCCAAGATGTGTCGATACAGTGA